A genomic window from Halorubrum trapanicum includes:
- a CDS encoding cation-translocating P-type ATPase: MSEAPPSPGAGGNGDPAACTLCELPTEGVDVTDEEGNRFCCTGCRDVYGALGDVDVDADAVRERRRDRGGAAEDDGGAGADADGDRDVPDGHEATYLEVDGMHCATCEAFIETVATDADGVSGASASYVTDTVRIDRDPDAVTVDDLTETVSGLGYSAYARDDAFSRRQADNMATARLAAGVLVGMAVMLQYIVLIYPTYFAFPFYNQRTLDYLNEAMASTSGTYFFIVIAVLTTIVLFFTGKPILRGAYVSAKTRSPNMDLLVAVAAVSAYLYSTLAVIFVESPSIYYDVTVAIVVIVTVGNHYEDSVKDRATELLSEVTAVQVDDARRLTGDGETESVAVDALEPDDRLLVRAGERVPVDGEAVDGDAAVDESVVTGESLPVRKVAGDAVVGGSVVTDGSLTVAVGPDATSSLDRVAELVYDLQSGNHGVQKLADRLATVFVPAVLVIAVVAAGASLALDGAPTDAMLVGLTVLIVSCPCALGLATPLAVAAGIRDALERNIVVFDDTVFERIRDADTVVFDKTGTLTTGEMRLVDRAVDDDLLRLAAALESRSAHPVGQAIAAARGATDAVEAGPGEAVDDGATPAVADGGAEAVDAGTGEGGDAHAVESFESHARGVSGVVDGVEVVVGHPDLFDERGWAVPDAVREAVADARDVGRVPVAVGRDGAAEGFVVVGDELRDGWEETVTALDESGVEVIVLTGDDERAATLFADHDAVSSVFAGVPPEGKAEAVGRLKERGVTVMVGDGTNDAPALAAADLGIALGGGTAMAADAADVAIVDDDLGSVATVFELARAAGRRVKGNIGWAFCYNAVAIPLAATGLLNPLFAAVAMGASSLLVVTNSSRALLAEE; the protein is encoded by the coding sequence ATGAGCGAGGCGCCCCCGTCTCCGGGCGCAGGCGGGAACGGCGACCCCGCCGCCTGTACCCTCTGCGAACTCCCGACCGAGGGCGTCGACGTCACCGACGAGGAGGGGAACCGGTTCTGCTGTACCGGCTGCCGGGACGTGTACGGCGCGCTCGGCGACGTCGACGTGGACGCCGACGCGGTCCGCGAGCGGCGACGGGATCGGGGCGGCGCCGCGGAGGACGACGGCGGAGCGGGCGCCGACGCCGACGGCGACCGCGACGTCCCCGACGGCCACGAGGCGACGTACCTGGAGGTCGACGGGATGCACTGCGCGACCTGCGAGGCGTTCATCGAGACGGTGGCGACCGACGCCGACGGCGTCAGCGGCGCGAGCGCGAGCTACGTCACCGACACGGTGCGGATCGACCGCGACCCCGACGCGGTCACCGTCGACGACCTCACGGAGACGGTGAGCGGGCTGGGGTACAGCGCGTACGCCCGCGACGACGCCTTCTCGCGCCGACAGGCGGACAACATGGCGACGGCGCGGCTCGCGGCGGGCGTGCTCGTCGGGATGGCCGTCATGCTACAGTACATCGTCCTCATCTACCCGACGTACTTCGCGTTCCCGTTCTACAACCAGCGGACCCTCGACTACCTGAACGAGGCGATGGCCTCGACCTCGGGAACCTACTTCTTCATCGTCATCGCCGTCCTCACGACCATCGTCCTCTTCTTCACCGGGAAGCCGATCCTGCGGGGCGCGTACGTCAGCGCGAAGACGCGCTCGCCGAACATGGACCTCCTCGTCGCGGTCGCGGCGGTGAGCGCCTACCTCTACAGCACGCTCGCGGTGATCTTCGTGGAGTCGCCCTCGATATACTACGACGTGACCGTCGCGATCGTCGTCATCGTCACGGTGGGGAACCACTACGAGGACTCCGTGAAGGACCGGGCGACGGAGCTGCTCTCCGAGGTCACCGCGGTCCAGGTCGACGACGCCCGGCGGCTGACCGGTGACGGCGAGACGGAGTCCGTCGCCGTCGACGCGCTCGAACCGGACGACCGGCTCCTCGTGCGCGCCGGGGAGCGGGTCCCGGTCGACGGCGAGGCGGTCGACGGCGACGCCGCGGTCGACGAGTCGGTCGTCACCGGCGAGTCGCTGCCGGTCCGGAAGGTCGCCGGCGACGCGGTCGTCGGCGGCTCCGTCGTGACGGACGGCTCGCTCACGGTCGCGGTCGGCCCGGACGCGACCTCCAGCCTCGACCGCGTCGCGGAGCTGGTGTACGACCTCCAGAGCGGCAACCACGGCGTCCAGAAGCTCGCCGACCGGCTCGCCACGGTGTTCGTCCCGGCGGTCCTCGTCATCGCGGTCGTCGCGGCCGGCGCGTCGCTCGCGCTCGACGGCGCCCCGACCGACGCGATGCTCGTCGGACTGACGGTGCTGATCGTCTCGTGTCCGTGCGCGCTCGGGCTGGCGACCCCGCTCGCGGTCGCCGCCGGGATCCGCGACGCCCTCGAACGCAACATCGTCGTCTTCGACGACACCGTCTTCGAGCGGATCCGCGACGCCGACACGGTCGTCTTCGACAAGACCGGGACGCTGACGACCGGCGAGATGCGGCTGGTCGACCGCGCGGTCGACGACGACCTGCTCCGGCTCGCGGCCGCCCTCGAATCGCGGTCCGCCCACCCGGTCGGACAGGCGATCGCGGCGGCACGGGGGGCGACCGACGCGGTCGAGGCCGGTCCCGGCGAGGCGGTCGACGACGGCGCGACCCCGGCGGTCGCGGACGGCGGGGCGGAAGCCGTCGACGCCGGGACCGGCGAGGGAGGCGACGCTCACGCCGTCGAGTCCTTCGAGAGCCACGCCCGCGGCGTCTCCGGCGTCGTCGACGGCGTCGAGGTCGTCGTCGGCCACCCGGACCTCTTCGACGAGCGCGGCTGGGCCGTCCCCGACGCGGTCCGCGAGGCGGTCGCCGACGCGCGCGACGTGGGCCGCGTCCCGGTCGCGGTCGGCCGCGACGGCGCCGCCGAGGGGTTCGTGGTGGTGGGCGACGAGCTGCGCGACGGCTGGGAGGAGACGGTGACCGCGCTCGACGAGTCGGGCGTCGAGGTGATCGTCCTCACCGGCGACGACGAGCGCGCGGCGACCCTGTTCGCCGACCACGACGCGGTCTCGTCGGTGTTCGCCGGCGTGCCGCCGGAGGGGAAGGCCGAGGCGGTCGGGCGGCTGAAGGAGCGCGGCGTCACCGTGATGGTCGGCGACGGAACCAACGACGCGCCGGCGCTGGCCGCGGCCGACCTCGGGATCGCGCTCGGCGGCGGCACCGCGATGGCGGCGGACGCCGCCGACGTGGCCATCGTCGACGACGACCTCGGCTCCGTGGCGACCGTCTTCGAGCTCGCCCGAGCGGCCGGGCGGCGCGTGAAGGGGAACATCGGCTGGGCGTTCTGCTACAACGCGGTCGCCATCCCGCTCGCGGCGACCGGCCTGCTCAACCCGCTGTTCGCCGCCGTCGCGATGGGCGCGTCGAGCCTGCTCGTGGTGACGAACTCCTCGCGGGCGCTGCTGGCCGAGGAGTAG
- a CDS encoding sulfite exporter TauE/SafE family protein: protein MTLSALLGTDVLLFAAIGLLGGAHCIGMCGPLVTVYASRMDAGRTDGGEAGAARASNAPTGREGHLTTYEVRQHALFNLGRAASYATIGTLLGALGGAVLVTTATLTGAAEAVRGGVGLLVGAAVIAVGVRYLLGGATGGVHLPGLERVTGWLTGHVDRLANGPGIVALGAVHGLLPCPILYPAYLYAFASGSAVAGGVALGALGLGTIPAVFAYGTLIESVDPVHRRRIHRLLGVAFVALGYVLFAHGLMSVGIHVPHPRLPFWNPLDAGMMGGM, encoded by the coding sequence ATGACCCTCTCGGCGCTCCTCGGGACCGACGTCCTGCTGTTCGCAGCCATCGGGCTGCTCGGCGGCGCCCACTGCATCGGGATGTGCGGCCCGCTCGTCACGGTGTACGCGAGCCGGATGGACGCGGGGCGGACCGACGGCGGCGAGGCCGGCGCCGCGCGCGCCTCGAACGCGCCGACCGGTCGCGAGGGGCACCTGACAACCTACGAGGTCCGCCAGCACGCGCTGTTCAACCTCGGTCGGGCGGCGAGCTACGCGACGATCGGGACCCTCCTCGGCGCGCTCGGCGGCGCGGTCCTCGTCACGACCGCGACCCTGACGGGCGCCGCGGAGGCCGTCCGCGGCGGAGTCGGCCTCCTCGTCGGCGCGGCCGTCATCGCCGTCGGGGTCCGGTACCTCCTCGGCGGCGCGACCGGCGGCGTCCACCTCCCCGGGCTCGAACGCGTCACGGGGTGGCTCACGGGGCACGTCGACCGGCTCGCGAACGGCCCCGGGATCGTCGCGCTCGGCGCGGTCCACGGGTTACTCCCCTGTCCGATCCTCTACCCGGCGTACCTGTACGCGTTCGCGAGCGGCTCGGCGGTCGCGGGCGGCGTCGCGCTCGGCGCGCTCGGGCTCGGGACGATCCCCGCCGTCTTCGCGTACGGCACCCTGATCGAGAGCGTCGACCCGGTCCACCGCCGCCGGATCCACCGGCTGTTGGGGGTCGCGTTCGTCGCGCTCGGCTACGTGCTGTTCGCGCACGGGCTGATGTCCGTCGGGATCCACGTGCCGCACCCGCGGCTCCCGTTCTGGAACCCGCTCGACGCCGGGATGATGGGGGGAATGTGA
- a CDS encoding plastocyanin/azurin family copper-binding protein, whose protein sequence is MYRRRFLRRTGAVGSAAVGVALAGCAGVGGEPDYDVGMLATAYQPREITVSVGDTVVWENTSARAHTVTATAGGLPDGAEFFASGGFDDYETAESAWQSDFGGRLESGDRFQHTFTVPGAHEYVCIPHRKAGMYGTVVVEE, encoded by the coding sequence ATGTATCGCAGACGGTTCCTCCGGCGGACGGGCGCCGTCGGGAGCGCGGCGGTCGGGGTCGCCCTCGCCGGCTGCGCGGGCGTCGGCGGCGAACCGGACTACGACGTCGGTATGCTCGCGACCGCGTACCAGCCCCGCGAGATCACGGTCTCCGTCGGCGACACCGTCGTCTGGGAGAACACGAGCGCCCGCGCACACACGGTCACCGCGACGGCGGGGGGGCTTCCGGACGGGGCCGAGTTCTTCGCCTCGGGCGGCTTCGACGACTACGAGACCGCGGAGTCGGCGTGGCAGTCCGACTTCGGCGGGAGATTGGAGAGCGGCGACCGCTTCCAACACACCTTCACGGTCCCCGGTGCCCACGAGTACGTCTGTATCCCGCACCGAAAGGCCGGCATGTACGGGACGGTCGTCGTGGAGGAGTGA
- a CDS encoding helix-turn-helix domain-containing protein, with translation MGQRSRSSDSGAPEPRESGPAGPSGSDGVASADAARSGSDAARSESDAPRSPGRSDEAGVRVEVVVRDPTPAPVAGALPPGAVAEDVDRVRVDDAVVSQFRADRAVDAELVFDGGDELVYRCRSRASGKFPSDAVESLGYPVSSVTVRTAPDRVRLGLSLPAADPLGDVIDALEATGGSVRLERLTSSGGADTRSDPVVVDRGRLTERQREVVRTAHRLGYFEHPRGASATEVADAIGIARATFSEHLAAAQRRVFEDLVGG, from the coding sequence ATGGGACAGCGGTCGCGCTCGTCCGACTCCGGCGCCCCCGAACCCCGGGAGTCCGGACCGGCCGGCCCCTCCGGCTCCGACGGCGTCGCCTCCGCGGACGCGGCTCGAAGCGGATCGGACGCGGCTCGAAGCGAGTCGGACGCGCCGCGGTCGCCCGGCCGGTCCGACGAGGCCGGCGTCCGCGTCGAGGTCGTGGTCCGCGACCCGACGCCCGCGCCGGTGGCGGGGGCGCTGCCGCCCGGGGCGGTCGCGGAGGACGTCGACCGCGTCCGCGTCGACGACGCGGTCGTCTCGCAGTTCCGCGCCGACCGCGCCGTCGACGCCGAACTCGTCTTCGACGGGGGCGACGAGCTCGTCTACCGCTGCCGGAGCCGAGCGTCCGGGAAGTTCCCCTCCGACGCCGTCGAGTCTCTCGGCTACCCCGTCTCGTCGGTCACGGTCCGGACGGCGCCGGACCGCGTTCGGCTCGGGCTCTCCCTGCCCGCGGCCGACCCGCTCGGCGACGTGATCGACGCGCTGGAGGCGACGGGCGGCTCGGTCCGACTCGAACGGCTCACGAGCTCCGGCGGGGCCGACACCCGCTCGGACCCGGTCGTCGTCGACCGCGGACGGCTCACGGAGCGGCAGCGCGAGGTGGTCCGGACCGCCCACCGGCTCGGCTACTTCGAGCACCCGCGCGGCGCGAGCGCGACGGAGGTGGCCGACGCCATCGGCATCGCCCGCGCGACGTTCTCGGAACACCTCGCGGCGGCGCAGCGCCGCGTCTTCGAGGACCTCGTCGGCGGATGA